The proteins below come from a single Micromonospora citrea genomic window:
- a CDS encoding DUF7455 domain-containing protein: MTPTLTPPPETVAPPAADERCDRCNAAGKLRITLAGGSELVFCGHHANKYAEDLVKITVRYATDPEFSWRGADLMAN, translated from the coding sequence ATGACCCCGACCCTCACGCCGCCGCCCGAGACGGTGGCTCCCCCAGCCGCCGATGAACGGTGCGACCGCTGCAATGCTGCCGGCAAGCTCCGGATCACTCTGGCGGGTGGGAGCGAGCTGGTGTTCTGTGGGCACCACGCGAACAAGTACGCGGAGGATCTCGTGAAGATCACCGTGCGGTACGCGACGGACCCGGAGTTCAGCTGGCGTGGCGCCGATCTGATGGCGAACTGA
- a CDS encoding DEAD/DEAH box helicase, whose protein sequence is MAARLPAIETFPALRAWQRKALVEYLRRRDPDFTAVATPGAGKTTFALRIAAELLADGTVEAVTVVAPTEHLKTQWAQSAARVGIQLDAAFRNADLHSSADFHGAVVTYAQVGMAPQVHKRRTLTRRTLVILDEIHHAGDSRSWGDGVKAAFEGAERRLMLTGTPFRSDDNPIPFVTYERGGDGLLRSRADSVYGYSDALRDGVVRPVLFLAYSGETRWRTNAGEELAARLGEPMTQDLVAQAWRTALDPAGDWMPQVLRAADARLTVLRNAGMPDAGGLVIASDQQAARSYAKLIEQVTGERAAVVLSDDVGASARIATFAASEQRWLVAVRMVSEGVDIPRLAVGVYATSASTPLYFAQAIGRFVRARRPGETASVFLPSVPHLLGLASEMEAERDHVLGKPKDREGFDDDLLERAQRDDQASGELEKRFAALSATAELDQVIFDGASFGTAAQAGTPEEEEYLGLPGLLTADQVALLLTKRQQEQLAAQRRRAARPAETAAEAPTAPPAPMSAAQRRVALRRQLNALVAARHHRTGQPHGKIHAELRRLCGGPPSAQATIEQLEERIATVQTL, encoded by the coding sequence GTGGCGGCCCGGTTGCCGGCGATCGAGACGTTTCCGGCACTGCGCGCGTGGCAGCGCAAGGCACTGGTGGAGTACCTGCGCCGGCGCGACCCCGACTTCACGGCGGTCGCCACCCCCGGCGCCGGAAAGACCACCTTCGCCCTGCGGATCGCCGCCGAGCTGCTCGCCGACGGCACCGTCGAGGCGGTCACCGTGGTGGCCCCGACAGAGCACCTGAAGACCCAGTGGGCGCAGTCGGCGGCCCGGGTCGGCATCCAGCTCGACGCCGCCTTCCGCAACGCCGACCTGCACTCCTCCGCCGACTTCCACGGCGCGGTGGTGACGTACGCGCAGGTGGGCATGGCGCCGCAGGTGCACAAGCGGCGCACCCTGACCCGGCGCACGCTGGTCATCCTCGACGAGATCCACCACGCGGGCGACAGCCGCTCGTGGGGTGACGGCGTGAAGGCCGCCTTCGAGGGCGCGGAGCGCCGGCTGATGCTCACCGGCACCCCGTTCCGCTCCGACGACAACCCCATCCCGTTCGTCACGTACGAGCGGGGCGGCGACGGCCTGCTCCGCTCCCGCGCCGACTCGGTCTACGGCTACTCCGACGCGCTGCGCGACGGCGTCGTCCGCCCGGTGCTGTTCCTGGCGTACTCGGGGGAGACCCGGTGGCGCACCAACGCCGGGGAGGAGTTGGCGGCGCGGCTCGGCGAGCCGATGACCCAGGATCTCGTCGCGCAGGCGTGGCGAACCGCCCTGGACCCGGCCGGCGACTGGATGCCGCAGGTGCTGCGGGCCGCCGACGCCCGACTGACCGTGCTGCGCAACGCGGGGATGCCCGACGCCGGCGGGCTGGTCATCGCCAGCGACCAGCAGGCCGCCCGCTCGTACGCGAAGCTGATCGAGCAGGTGACCGGCGAGCGGGCGGCGGTGGTGCTCTCCGACGACGTGGGCGCGTCCGCGCGGATCGCGACGTTCGCGGCGTCCGAGCAGCGATGGCTGGTGGCGGTCCGGATGGTCTCCGAGGGCGTCGACATCCCCCGGCTGGCGGTCGGCGTCTACGCGACCAGCGCCAGCACCCCGCTCTACTTCGCGCAGGCGATCGGCCGGTTCGTCCGCGCCCGCCGCCCGGGCGAGACCGCCTCGGTCTTCCTGCCCAGCGTGCCGCACCTGCTCGGCCTGGCCAGCGAGATGGAGGCCGAGCGGGACCATGTGCTCGGCAAACCGAAGGACCGCGAGGGTTTCGACGACGACCTGCTGGAGCGCGCCCAGCGCGACGACCAGGCCAGCGGCGAGCTGGAGAAGCGCTTCGCCGCGCTCTCGGCGACGGCCGAGCTGGACCAGGTGATCTTCGACGGCGCGTCGTTCGGCACCGCCGCGCAGGCCGGCACCCCCGAGGAGGAGGAATACCTCGGCCTGCCCGGGCTGCTCACCGCCGACCAGGTGGCCCTGCTGCTGACCAAGCGCCAGCAGGAGCAGCTCGCGGCCCAGCGGCGACGGGCCGCCAGGCCCGCTGAGACGGCCGCAGAGGCGCCCACGGCGCCGCCGGCACCGATGAGTGCCGCCCAGCGTCGGGTCGCCCTGCGGCGGCAGCTGAACGCCCTCGTGGCCGCGCGGCACCATCGCACCGGGCAACCGCACGGCAAGATCCACGCCGAGTTGCGTCGCCTCTGCGGCGGCCCGCCGAGCGCCCAGGCCACGATCGAACAGCTCGAGGAGCGCATCGCCACCGTCCAGACCCTCTGA
- a CDS encoding trimeric intracellular cation channel family protein, which produces MTTSTALLLADLTGVAVFAASGASAAVAKRLDLFGVVFVGFVAALGGGIFRDLAIDEVPPLAFADWRYAATAAVTAAAVFWLHPQLARLRTTVLVLDAAGLGLFTVTGTVKALDAQVPAVGACVIGMLTAIGGGLGRDLLTAEIPVVLRREIYAVAALAGSIAVALLDALGHANAAWLTVAAAFVFLLRLVALRRRWSAPIATLRPPRTHTPGPHP; this is translated from the coding sequence GTGACCACCTCCACCGCCCTGCTCCTCGCCGACCTGACCGGAGTGGCGGTCTTCGCCGCCTCCGGGGCCTCGGCGGCGGTGGCCAAGCGGCTCGATCTCTTCGGCGTCGTCTTCGTCGGCTTCGTCGCCGCGCTCGGCGGCGGGATCTTCCGGGACCTGGCGATCGACGAGGTGCCGCCGCTGGCCTTCGCCGACTGGCGGTACGCGGCCACGGCCGCCGTCACCGCCGCCGCCGTCTTCTGGCTGCACCCCCAGCTCGCCCGCCTGCGCACCACCGTGCTGGTGCTGGACGCCGCCGGACTGGGGCTGTTCACGGTCACCGGCACGGTCAAGGCCCTCGACGCACAGGTGCCGGCGGTCGGGGCGTGCGTGATCGGCATGCTCACCGCGATCGGCGGCGGCCTCGGCCGGGACCTGCTCACCGCCGAGATCCCGGTGGTGCTGCGGCGGGAGATCTATGCCGTCGCCGCGCTCGCCGGTTCGATCGCCGTCGCGCTGCTGGACGCCCTCGGGCACGCCAACGCCGCCTGGCTGACCGTCGCGGCGGCGTTCGTCTTCCTGCTCCGCCTGGTCGCCCTGCGCCGACGCTGGTCGGCCCCGATCGCCACGCTCCGCCCCCCACGCACCCACACCCCCGGCCCCCACCCCTAA
- a CDS encoding DUF3039 domain-containing protein produces MSTQVLERPELKDADTGPEMFHYVRKEKIAESAVMGTFVVALCGETFPVTKAAKPGSPVCPKCKEIYDSYAE; encoded by the coding sequence GTGAGCACACAGGTACTCGAGCGTCCGGAGCTGAAGGACGCCGACACCGGTCCCGAAATGTTCCACTACGTGCGCAAGGAGAAGATCGCCGAGAGTGCCGTCATGGGCACCTTCGTCGTCGCGCTCTGTGGGGAGACGTTCCCGGTGACCAAGGCCGCGAAGCCCGGCTCGCCGGTCTGCCCGAAGTGCAAGGAGATCTACGACTCGTACGCCGAGTGA
- a CDS encoding pseudouridine-5'-phosphate glycosidase: protein MTDFHIHYGTEVAEALREGRPVVALESTIVSHGLPRPDNLRVARQIEQAVRDAGAVPATIGMVDGRLVVGLDDAELTRLATVDGVAKLSVRDLAVAAATGADGATTVAATSAVAAAAGIGVFATGGLGGVHREAAQTFDESADLVTLARTPIAVVCAGVKSILDVGATLERLETLGVGVVGYRTRRFPGFFITDGGFDLDWSLDSAEQVADVLVAREQQRVHHGGLIVANPLPTDEQLDPELHDRTLADGLALLERDGVTGKAVTPYLLAHFHSATEGASLAVNVRIILRNADLAARIAVAAAARRADA from the coding sequence GTGACCGACTTTCACATCCACTACGGCACCGAGGTGGCCGAGGCGCTGCGCGAAGGACGCCCCGTGGTCGCCCTGGAGAGCACGATCGTCTCGCACGGCCTTCCCCGGCCCGACAACCTGCGGGTGGCCCGGCAGATCGAGCAGGCGGTCCGGGACGCGGGCGCGGTCCCGGCGACGATCGGCATGGTCGACGGCCGGCTCGTGGTGGGCCTGGACGACGCGGAGCTGACCCGGCTCGCCACCGTCGACGGGGTCGCCAAGCTCTCCGTACGCGATCTCGCCGTGGCGGCCGCGACCGGCGCGGACGGCGCCACGACGGTGGCCGCGACCAGCGCGGTGGCCGCCGCCGCCGGGATCGGCGTGTTCGCCACCGGTGGCCTCGGCGGCGTGCACCGGGAGGCGGCGCAGACCTTCGACGAGTCGGCCGACCTGGTCACCCTGGCCCGGACCCCGATCGCGGTGGTCTGCGCCGGCGTCAAGTCGATCCTCGACGTGGGCGCCACCCTGGAGCGGCTGGAGACCCTCGGCGTCGGCGTCGTCGGCTACCGGACCCGGCGGTTCCCCGGCTTCTTCATCACCGACGGCGGTTTCGACCTCGACTGGTCGCTGGACTCCGCCGAGCAGGTCGCGGACGTCCTGGTGGCCCGGGAGCAGCAGCGCGTGCACCACGGCGGCCTGATCGTGGCCAACCCGCTGCCGACGGACGAGCAGCTCGACCCGGAGCTGCACGACCGGACCCTCGCCGACGGGCTGGCGCTGCTGGAGCGCGACGGGGTGACCGGCAAGGCGGTCACGCCCTACCTGCTCGCGCACTTCCACTCGGCCACCGAGGGCGCGAGCCTGGCGGTGAACGTCCGGATCATCCTGCGCAACGCCGACCTCGCCGCCCGGATCGCGGTCGCCGCGGCCGCCCGCCGCGCCGACGCATGA
- a CDS encoding carbohydrate kinase family protein translates to MTAGRVLVVGDLITDVVAVLAGPPATGSDTPAAIRFSGGGQAANTSAWLAAQDVPVTLVGAVGDDSQGRERVAELERAGVDCAVTRHRDHATGTVIVLTAAGERTMITERGANLWLTPADVDAALAGAPDARHLHLSGYTLLDAESRPAGLRALAAARERGLTTSVDAASAAPLRRVGAPAFLSWVRGIDLLLVNADEATVLAGGLDPAAQGRALSASARRIVVKQGAAGAVWVDRDATVAAAPARRVAVVDVTGAGDAFAAGLLAAWLDGAGPETALRRAGDLGALAVSQVGARPIP, encoded by the coding sequence ATGACCGCAGGCCGCGTCCTCGTCGTCGGTGACCTGATCACCGACGTGGTGGCGGTGCTGGCCGGCCCGCCGGCCACCGGGTCGGACACCCCAGCGGCGATCCGGTTCAGCGGCGGCGGGCAGGCCGCCAACACCTCGGCCTGGCTCGCCGCCCAGGACGTGCCCGTGACCCTGGTGGGCGCGGTCGGCGACGACAGCCAGGGGCGGGAGCGGGTCGCCGAGCTGGAGCGGGCCGGGGTCGACTGCGCCGTCACGCGGCACCGGGACCACGCCACCGGCACCGTCATCGTGCTGACCGCCGCCGGCGAGCGGACGATGATCACCGAACGGGGCGCGAACCTGTGGCTGACCCCGGCGGACGTCGACGCCGCGCTGGCCGGCGCGCCCGACGCGCGGCACCTGCACCTGTCCGGGTACACCCTGCTGGACGCCGAGTCCCGCCCGGCCGGGCTGCGGGCGCTGGCCGCCGCCCGCGAGCGCGGGCTCACCACGAGCGTCGACGCGGCCTCCGCGGCGCCGCTGCGGCGGGTCGGCGCGCCGGCCTTCCTGTCCTGGGTACGCGGGATCGACCTGCTCCTGGTCAACGCCGACGAGGCGACGGTGCTGGCCGGCGGGCTCGACCCGGCGGCGCAGGGGCGGGCGCTGTCCGCCTCCGCCCGCCGGATCGTCGTCAAGCAGGGGGCGGCGGGTGCGGTCTGGGTGGACCGCGACGCCACCGTCGCCGCCGCCCCGGCCCGCCGGGTGGCGGTGGTGGACGTCACCGGTGCCGGCGACGCCTTCGCGGCCGGGCTGCTGGCCGCCTGGCTCGACGGCGCGGGCCCCGAGACGGCCCTGCGCCGGGCCGGCGACCTCGGCGCCCTGGCGGTCTCCCAGGTAGGCGCCCGCCCCATCCCCTGA
- a CDS encoding DUF3099 domain-containing protein, whose protein sequence is MKRQAYQPILITDASRSQDDQLTSRQKRYVLMMGIRVACVIVGAVLVGVQAPMLWLWLPLVALGMVLIPWLAVLLANDRPPKEQHRLANRFQPRHRDETPPMSLTAEERPHKIIDAEP, encoded by the coding sequence GTGAAGCGTCAGGCGTACCAGCCGATTCTGATCACCGACGCCTCGCGCAGCCAGGACGACCAGCTCACCAGCCGGCAGAAGCGCTACGTGCTGATGATGGGGATCCGGGTGGCCTGCGTGATCGTCGGTGCCGTCCTGGTCGGGGTGCAGGCCCCGATGCTCTGGCTCTGGCTGCCGTTGGTGGCCCTCGGCATGGTGCTCATCCCGTGGCTGGCCGTGCTGCTGGCCAACGACCGACCGCCCAAGGAACAGCACCGGCTGGCGAACCGGTTCCAGCCGCGACACCGGGACGAGACCCCGCCGATGAGCCTCACCGCCGAGGAGCGCCCCCACAAGATCATCGACGCCGAACCCTGA
- a CDS encoding low temperature requirement protein A — translation MTDRRGRQLLRPEISSTRATFLELFFDLVFVFALTRVSLRLVDGAGASAAGLAAEIARTGVLFLALWLLWSITTWVTSRYEPERSVIQFVVVGSMFGAMVMAVALPGAFEGRALPFVLAYLTVMVGRPLVIATAMRSHPRRTVPLQLAAWAAVGAVPWLAGAFAPDQLRLPLWVLALAIDGTGLVLGWPLPRLGAARASGWLIAGEHLADRYQQIFLISLGETILVIGLTYSGTDFTANRAGAFTVAFVTTALLWRIYFHRAGHVLAEALRVARSPGRLGASVAATHLVIVVGVLSTAVGYELVIVHPFGRMDPAWLVFVVGGPAIFLAARARFEYEIFGRVSWSRWGGLLALLLLAPVLTLGPPMVALAAVAATLAGVAIADGWRSRRRTPELPASPLLHGEAGGGDYHRTP, via the coding sequence ATGACGGACCGACGCGGTAGGCAGCTGCTGCGCCCGGAGATCAGTTCGACCCGGGCCACCTTCCTGGAACTCTTCTTCGACCTGGTCTTCGTCTTCGCGCTGACCCGCGTCTCGCTGCGCCTGGTCGACGGCGCCGGTGCCTCCGCCGCCGGGCTGGCCGCCGAGATCGCGCGCACCGGCGTGCTCTTCCTCGCCCTCTGGCTGCTCTGGTCCATCACCACCTGGGTCACCAGCCGGTACGAGCCGGAGCGGTCGGTGATCCAGTTCGTCGTGGTGGGATCCATGTTCGGCGCCATGGTGATGGCGGTGGCGCTGCCCGGGGCGTTCGAGGGACGGGCGTTGCCGTTCGTGCTCGCGTACCTGACGGTGATGGTGGGCCGGCCGTTGGTCATCGCCACGGCGATGCGCAGCCACCCGCGCCGTACGGTGCCGCTGCAACTCGCCGCCTGGGCGGCCGTGGGCGCCGTGCCCTGGCTGGCCGGGGCGTTCGCGCCGGACCAGCTGCGCCTGCCACTGTGGGTGCTCGCGCTGGCCATCGACGGCACCGGTCTCGTGCTCGGCTGGCCGTTGCCCCGGCTCGGCGCGGCGCGCGCGTCCGGCTGGCTGATCGCCGGCGAGCACCTCGCCGACCGGTACCAGCAGATCTTCCTCATCTCGCTGGGGGAGACCATCCTGGTCATCGGACTGACGTACAGCGGCACGGACTTCACCGCCAACCGGGCCGGCGCGTTCACCGTCGCGTTCGTCACCACGGCGCTGCTCTGGCGGATCTACTTCCACCGGGCGGGTCACGTGCTCGCCGAGGCGCTGCGGGTCGCCCGGTCGCCCGGGCGGCTCGGCGCCTCCGTCGCCGCCACCCACCTGGTCATCGTCGTCGGTGTGCTGAGCACCGCCGTCGGCTACGAACTGGTGATCGTGCACCCGTTCGGCCGGATGGACCCGGCCTGGCTGGTCTTCGTCGTCGGCGGCCCGGCGATCTTCCTGGCCGCCCGTGCCCGCTTCGAGTACGAGATCTTCGGCCGGGTGTCCTGGTCACGTTGGGGCGGTCTGCTGGCGTTGCTCCTGCTGGCGCCGGTGCTCACCCTGGGGCCGCCGATGGTGGCGCTGGCGGCGGTCGCCGCGACGCTGGCCGGGGTCGCGATCGCCGACGGGTGGCGCAGTCGCCGCCGGACCCCGGAGCTGCCCGCCTCGCCACTCCTGCACGGCGAGGCCGGGGGAGGGGACTACCACCGGACCCCGTGA
- a CDS encoding HhH-GPD-type base excision DNA repair protein: MTLALPIDPEANDLLNRDPLALLLGMVLDQQVTMEKAFSSPYVLTQRLGRGLDARSLADHDPEVLVALFAQPPALHRFPKAMASRVQEVCRVLVDRYDGDAAGLWSGVADGRELLRRVADLPGFGRQKAQIFVALLGKRFGVTPEGWREAAGGYGDADAHRSVADVVDAESLRRVREYKQQAKAAAKAKTAEG; encoded by the coding sequence ATGACGCTCGCGCTGCCCATCGACCCCGAGGCCAACGACCTGCTCAACCGGGATCCGCTGGCCCTGCTGCTGGGGATGGTGCTCGATCAGCAGGTGACGATGGAGAAGGCGTTCTCCTCGCCGTACGTGCTGACCCAGCGGCTCGGGCGCGGCCTGGACGCCCGCAGCCTCGCCGACCACGATCCGGAGGTCCTGGTCGCCCTGTTCGCCCAGCCGCCGGCGCTGCACCGGTTCCCGAAGGCCATGGCGTCCCGGGTGCAGGAGGTGTGCCGGGTCCTCGTCGACCGGTACGACGGCGACGCCGCCGGGCTCTGGTCCGGCGTCGCCGACGGCCGGGAGCTGCTCCGGCGCGTCGCCGACCTGCCCGGCTTCGGCCGGCAGAAGGCACAGATCTTCGTCGCCCTGCTCGGCAAGCGGTTCGGGGTCACGCCGGAGGGCTGGCGGGAGGCGGCCGGCGGATACGGCGACGCGGACGCCCACCGGTCGGTGGCCGACGTCGTCGACGCCGAGTCGCTGCGCCGGGTGCGCGAGTACAAGCAGCAGGCGAAGGCGGCGGCGAAGGCGAAGACCGCCGAAGGTTGA
- a CDS encoding DUF7059 domain-containing protein — protein MDGHDMLLSPAGVEALRSALTRAGYTSNGIAARLGPQATGGMARNDFRAALRATRDGDPLDTLIRVFICEQTEPEAAVAAALAPLALEEALAGGLVERHGDGLRMGLDLEPYGDDWWVLADVPASARPGRPLHAEHVLGIGGATQTLIGATVRRPVETALDLGTGSGVQALHLATHARRVTATDVSARALRFAATTAALNGQDWELLRGDMVAPVAGRRFDLVVSNPPFVVGPGTTTHVYRDSGRVGDAIGAELAAAAPGLLTEGGTMQYLANWVHVTGEDWGERVAGWFAGTGLDAWVIQREVADPMAYVNLWLTDVGESADPRRAADWLDWFDAHKVEAIGFGIVSLRRSGHDDPVVRVEDLRQRVEAPLGDRIGAWFDRQDWLRPRDTDALLSARYRAAEGLQLRQEATMGDEGWAVDRQVLAMPHGLRWTEEIDPLVLALVGGADGRLPLRDQLALLAAAHDVAPEELADAAGPIVAHLVERGFVEPVDG, from the coding sequence GTGGACGGACACGACATGCTGCTCTCCCCCGCCGGCGTCGAGGCGCTGCGGAGCGCGCTGACCCGGGCGGGCTACACCTCGAACGGGATCGCCGCCCGGCTCGGCCCTCAGGCCACCGGCGGGATGGCCCGCAACGACTTCCGGGCCGCCCTGCGGGCCACCCGGGACGGTGACCCGCTCGACACGCTGATCCGGGTGTTCATCTGCGAGCAGACCGAGCCGGAGGCCGCCGTGGCCGCCGCGCTGGCGCCGCTGGCGCTGGAGGAGGCGCTCGCCGGAGGCCTGGTCGAACGGCACGGCGACGGACTGCGGATGGGGCTGGACCTGGAGCCGTACGGGGACGACTGGTGGGTGCTCGCCGACGTGCCCGCCAGCGCCCGGCCCGGCCGCCCCCTGCACGCCGAGCACGTCCTCGGCATCGGCGGGGCGACCCAGACGCTGATCGGCGCGACCGTCCGCCGGCCCGTGGAGACCGCGCTGGACCTGGGCACCGGTTCCGGCGTGCAGGCGCTGCACCTGGCCACCCACGCCCGGCGGGTCACCGCCACCGACGTCTCCGCGCGGGCGCTGCGCTTCGCCGCCACGACGGCGGCCCTCAACGGCCAGGACTGGGAGCTGCTGCGCGGCGACATGGTCGCTCCCGTCGCGGGGCGCCGCTTCGACCTGGTGGTGAGCAACCCGCCCTTCGTGGTGGGGCCGGGCACCACCACGCACGTCTACCGGGACTCCGGACGCGTCGGCGACGCGATCGGCGCGGAGCTGGCCGCCGCCGCGCCGGGCCTACTCACCGAGGGCGGCACCATGCAGTACCTGGCCAACTGGGTGCACGTCACCGGCGAGGACTGGGGCGAGCGGGTCGCCGGCTGGTTCGCCGGGACCGGCCTGGACGCCTGGGTCATCCAGCGGGAGGTGGCCGACCCGATGGCGTACGTCAACCTGTGGCTCACCGACGTCGGCGAGAGCGCCGACCCGCGCCGGGCCGCCGACTGGCTGGACTGGTTCGACGCGCACAAGGTGGAGGCGATCGGGTTCGGCATCGTGTCGCTGCGCCGTTCCGGCCACGACGACCCGGTGGTCCGGGTGGAGGACCTGCGTCAGCGCGTGGAGGCGCCGCTGGGCGACCGGATCGGCGCCTGGTTCGACCGCCAGGACTGGCTTCGCCCACGCGACACCGACGCCCTGCTCTCCGCGCGCTACCGGGCGGCCGAGGGTCTCCAGCTCCGGCAGGAGGCCACGATGGGTGACGAGGGTTGGGCGGTGGACCGGCAGGTGCTCGCCATGCCGCACGGGCTGCGCTGGACCGAGGAGATCGACCCCCTGGTGCTGGCCCTGGTCGGCGGGGCCGACGGGCGGCTGCCGCTGCGCGACCAGCTCGCCCTGCTCGCCGCCGCGCACGACGTCGCCCCGGAGGAACTGGCCGACGCGGCCGGGCCGATCGTGGCGCACCTGGTCGAGCGCGGCTTCGTCGAGCCGGTGGACGGCTGA
- the dtd gene encoding D-aminoacyl-tRNA deacylase, with translation MRAVVQTVGRAAVTVDGEVVGAIEDGLLVLLGVTHTDTDEIARTMARKVHELRILDEERSAADVGAPILVVSQFTLYGDARRGRRPSWTAAAPAEVAEPLVTAVVTALRDRGATVETGRFRAHMLVESVNVGPRTLLLDL, from the coding sequence ATGCGGGCCGTGGTGCAGACCGTCGGCCGGGCCGCCGTGACGGTCGACGGCGAGGTGGTCGGCGCGATCGAGGACGGGCTGCTGGTGCTGCTCGGGGTGACCCACACCGACACGGACGAGATCGCGCGCACGATGGCCCGCAAGGTGCACGAGCTGCGCATCCTGGACGAGGAGCGGTCTGCCGCCGACGTCGGCGCGCCGATCCTGGTGGTCAGCCAGTTCACGCTCTACGGCGACGCCCGCAGGGGACGCCGCCCGAGCTGGACGGCGGCGGCCCCCGCCGAGGTAGCGGAGCCGCTGGTGACGGCGGTCGTGACGGCGCTGCGGGACCGGGGCGCGACGGTGGAGACCGGCCGCTTCCGTGCCCACATGCTGGTGGAGAGCGTCAACGTCGGCCCACGCACACTGCTCCTCGACCTCTGA
- a CDS encoding sporulation protein has protein sequence MVFKRLMQAMGVGGPSVETVLANPNCRPGGQLEGVVHVAGGDHAVDISYVALGLVTRVEVESGDNDYETTQEFHRQAATGAFRLEPGQRHDIPFRFAVPWETPLTELYGQHLHGMTMGLRTELEVARSVDKGDLDAVAVHPLPSQQKILEAFLRLGFRFARADVERGHIYGVRQSLPFYQEIEFHSAPQYAGAINQLEVTFVTDPQQIQVVLELDKRGGLFTEGRDAFGRFTIDHATAERTDWTAQLDGWIRQSLHRRGLFS, from the coding sequence GTGGTCTTCAAGCGGCTCATGCAGGCGATGGGCGTCGGCGGCCCGTCGGTCGAGACGGTGCTGGCGAACCCGAACTGCCGCCCCGGTGGCCAGCTGGAGGGAGTCGTGCACGTGGCCGGCGGTGACCACGCCGTCGACATCTCCTACGTCGCGCTGGGCCTGGTCACCCGCGTCGAGGTCGAGAGCGGCGACAACGACTACGAGACCACGCAGGAGTTCCACCGGCAGGCCGCGACCGGCGCCTTCCGGTTGGAGCCGGGCCAGCGTCACGACATCCCGTTCCGCTTCGCCGTGCCGTGGGAGACGCCGCTGACCGAGCTGTACGGGCAGCACCTGCACGGGATGACGATGGGGCTGCGTACGGAGCTGGAGGTGGCCCGCTCGGTCGACAAGGGCGACCTGGACGCGGTGGCGGTGCACCCGCTGCCGTCCCAGCAGAAGATCCTGGAGGCGTTCCTGCGGCTGGGCTTCCGCTTCGCCCGGGCCGACGTGGAGCGCGGCCACATCTACGGCGTGCGGCAGAGCCTGCCCTTCTACCAGGAGATCGAGTTCCACTCCGCCCCGCAGTACGCCGGCGCCATCAACCAGCTCGAGGTCACGTTCGTCACCGACCCGCAGCAGATCCAGGTGGTGCTGGAGCTCGACAAGCGCGGCGGCCTCTTCACCGAGGGCCGGGACGCCTTCGGCCGCTTCACCATCGACCACGCCACCGCCGAGCGCACCGACTGGACGGCCCAGCTCGACGGCTGGATCCGCCAGTCCCTCCACCGCCGCGGCCTCTTCTCCTGA